Proteins from one Sphingopyxis terrae subsp. terrae NBRC 15098 genomic window:
- a CDS encoding error-prone DNA polymerase, whose protein sequence is MSAPCPDADPGFAELIAATNYSFLRGASHPAEMVARALELGMTGIGIADRNSVAGVVRAWAFLKELQIKQPEAVARFRLVVGARLAFADGTPDIVAYPVSRHGWGRLTRLLSTGNLRAQKGDCILHLEDLLAYCDDLLLIATEGDETLLRQLKHARPKSLWLAATMPRGGADARRLARLHRLAAAVNVPLLATCDALYATPAQRPLHDIVTCIREGTTLHRAGRRLHANGERHLKAPAEMRRLFAACPGAVEQSARLLDRIGFALDELRYEYPHEPVPPGWKPFNYLHHLVKTAAEARYGTPLSAKVRKLIGNELRLIRRRNYVYYFLTVHDLVRFARAQEPPILCQGRGSAANSIVCFLLGVTSVDPMQHDLLFSRFVSAERDEPPDIDVDFEHERREEVIQYIYRRYTRDRAAIAATVIHYRPRSTIREVGKALGLSEDVTARLADTSWGSWGDEVPVERLAEAGLDPHNGEIERLHRFVGELLKAPRHLSQHVGGFVLTQGRLDELVPIHNAAMEDRTFIEWDKDDIDALGLMKVDVLALGMLTCIRKCFDLMRAHGLGDHTLEVDIDCGDEAVYEMLQRGDSIGVFQVESRAQINMLPRLKPRIFYDLVVQVAIVRPGPIEGDMVHPYLRRRCGEEPVEFPEPAPPHPPDELHDVLGKTFGVPLFQEQAMKLAMVAADFTPDEANGLRRAMATFRNVGTIENFRDKMIGGMVRRGYTQDFAERCFKQIEGFGSYGFPESHAQSFARLVYVSSWIKHYHPAVFTCGLLNSQPMGFYAPAQLVRDAREHGVEVRAVDVNSSDWDSSLEPRADGSLALRLGFRQVDGFRQEWAKLIADARNAAPFASVEELARRANLPPRALRLLADADACRSMGLDRRPALWDARRVRQGVLPLFGAAGADELGTEDDARLPPIPPVEQVLTDYQTTRLSLKGHPMAFLRPAFAREGVLSAGEVAGAKNGSIVCTAGVVLIRQRPGKGNAIFITIEDEGGIVNILLWARHFERYRRAVMASRLMLAEGEVQRSKEGVIHLMATRIVDRTAMLDALGSDRGFDPDLCRADEVKHPQMPRDRAPGARHGHPRNVRILPKSRDFH, encoded by the coding sequence ATGAGCGCGCCTTGTCCCGACGCCGATCCCGGTTTCGCCGAGCTGATCGCTGCGACCAACTACAGCTTCCTGCGCGGCGCCTCGCACCCCGCCGAAATGGTCGCGCGCGCGCTCGAACTCGGCATGACGGGCATCGGCATCGCCGACCGCAACAGCGTCGCGGGGGTGGTGCGGGCCTGGGCCTTCCTGAAAGAGCTGCAGATCAAGCAGCCGGAGGCGGTGGCGAGATTCCGGCTGGTCGTCGGCGCCCGGCTCGCATTCGCCGACGGCACCCCTGACATTGTCGCCTATCCGGTCAGCCGCCATGGCTGGGGCCGCCTGACGCGCCTGTTGTCGACCGGCAATCTGCGCGCGCAGAAGGGCGACTGCATCCTTCACCTCGAAGATCTGCTCGCCTATTGCGACGATCTGTTGCTGATCGCGACGGAGGGCGACGAGACCCTGCTGCGCCAGCTCAAGCACGCACGGCCCAAATCGCTCTGGCTCGCCGCGACCATGCCCCGGGGAGGTGCCGACGCGCGGCGGCTGGCGCGACTACACCGTCTGGCGGCGGCGGTGAACGTCCCGCTGCTCGCCACCTGTGATGCGCTTTACGCAACCCCCGCGCAGCGCCCGCTCCACGACATCGTCACCTGTATCCGCGAGGGCACGACACTGCACAGGGCAGGCCGGCGTCTCCACGCCAATGGCGAACGCCATCTAAAAGCGCCGGCCGAGATGCGCCGGCTGTTCGCGGCCTGTCCGGGAGCGGTCGAGCAAAGCGCGCGGCTGCTCGACCGCATCGGCTTCGCGCTCGACGAACTGCGCTATGAATATCCGCACGAGCCGGTACCGCCGGGATGGAAGCCCTTCAACTATCTGCACCATCTGGTGAAGACAGCGGCCGAAGCGCGCTATGGCACGCCCTTGTCGGCGAAAGTCCGCAAGCTGATAGGCAACGAACTACGGCTGATCCGGCGGCGGAATTACGTCTATTATTTCCTCACCGTCCACGATCTCGTCCGTTTCGCGCGCGCGCAAGAACCCCCGATCCTCTGTCAGGGGCGCGGATCGGCGGCCAATTCGATCGTCTGCTTCCTGCTCGGCGTCACCTCGGTCGATCCGATGCAGCACGACCTGCTCTTCTCGCGCTTCGTCTCGGCCGAGCGCGACGAGCCACCCGACATCGACGTCGATTTCGAACATGAGCGGCGCGAGGAAGTGATCCAATATATCTACCGCCGCTACACGCGCGACCGCGCCGCGATCGCCGCGACCGTCATCCATTATCGCCCGCGCAGCACGATCCGCGAGGTCGGCAAGGCGCTGGGCCTCAGTGAGGATGTGACCGCGCGGCTCGCCGATACGAGCTGGGGAAGCTGGGGCGACGAGGTGCCGGTCGAACGGCTGGCCGAAGCCGGGCTCGACCCCCATAATGGCGAAATCGAGCGATTGCACCGCTTCGTCGGCGAATTGCTGAAGGCGCCGCGTCACTTGTCGCAGCATGTCGGCGGCTTCGTGCTGACCCAAGGGCGGCTCGACGAACTGGTGCCGATCCACAATGCCGCAATGGAGGACCGCACCTTCATCGAATGGGACAAGGACGATATCGACGCACTCGGCCTGATGAAGGTCGATGTCCTCGCGCTCGGCATGCTGACCTGCATCCGCAAATGCTTCGACCTGATGCGGGCGCACGGGCTGGGCGACCATACGCTGGAGGTCGACATCGATTGCGGCGACGAGGCCGTCTATGAAATGCTCCAGCGCGGCGACAGCATCGGGGTCTTTCAGGTCGAGAGCCGCGCCCAGATCAACATGCTGCCGCGCCTGAAACCCAGGATATTCTATGACCTTGTCGTGCAGGTCGCGATCGTCCGGCCGGGCCCGATCGAGGGCGACATGGTGCACCCCTATCTGCGCCGGCGATGCGGCGAGGAGCCGGTTGAATTCCCCGAGCCTGCCCCGCCGCACCCGCCCGACGAACTGCACGACGTGCTCGGCAAGACTTTCGGCGTGCCGCTGTTCCAGGAACAGGCGATGAAGCTGGCGATGGTGGCCGCCGATTTCACGCCCGACGAGGCCAATGGCCTGCGCCGCGCGATGGCGACCTTTCGCAACGTCGGGACGATCGAGAATTTCCGGGACAAAATGATCGGCGGCATGGTGCGGCGCGGCTACACGCAGGATTTCGCCGAACGCTGTTTCAAGCAGATCGAGGGTTTTGGCAGCTATGGCTTCCCCGAAAGCCATGCGCAGTCCTTTGCGCGGCTTGTTTATGTCTCGTCATGGATCAAGCATTACCACCCCGCCGTCTTCACCTGCGGCTTGCTCAATTCGCAGCCGATGGGTTTTTATGCGCCGGCGCAGCTTGTCCGCGATGCGCGCGAGCATGGCGTCGAGGTGCGCGCGGTCGACGTCAATTCCAGCGATTGGGACAGCAGCCTTGAACCCCGCGCCGACGGCAGCCTCGCGCTGCGGCTCGGCTTTCGGCAGGTGGACGGGTTTCGCCAGGAGTGGGCGAAGCTGATCGCCGACGCGCGGAATGCCGCGCCCTTCGCGTCGGTCGAGGAACTCGCGCGCCGCGCGAACCTGCCTCCGCGGGCGTTGCGCCTGCTCGCCGATGCGGATGCATGCCGGTCGATGGGACTCGATCGGCGCCCCGCGCTATGGGACGCGCGGCGCGTCCGTCAGGGGGTGTTGCCGCTGTTCGGTGCGGCGGGCGCCGACGAACTGGGCACCGAAGACGATGCACGCCTGCCGCCGATCCCTCCGGTCGAACAGGTGCTGACCGATTATCAGACGACGCGCCTGTCGCTGAAGGGCCATCCGATGGCCTTTCTGCGTCCCGCCTTCGCGCGCGAAGGCGTGCTGAGCGCGGGCGAAGTTGCGGGGGCAAAGAACGGGTCGATCGTTTGCACCGCGGGGGTCGTGCTGATCCGCCAGCGGCCGGGCAAGGGCAATGCGATCTTCATCACCATTGAGGATGAGGGCGGGATCGTGAACATCCTGCTATGGGCGCGCCATTTCGAACGCTATCGCCGCGCCGTCATGGCGTCGCGGCTGATGCTGGCCGAAGGCGAGGTGCAGCGCAGCAAGGAGGGCGTCATCCACCTGATGGCGACCCGCATCGTCGATCGCACCGCGATGCTCGACGCACTGGGCAGCGATCGCGGCTTCGATCCCGACTTGTGCCGGGCCGACGAGGTCAAGCACCCGCAAATGCCGCGCGACCGCGCGCCGGGCGCGCGGCACGGCCATCCCCGCAATGTCCGCATCCTGCCCAAGTCACGCGATTTTCATTGA
- a CDS encoding Y-family DNA polymerase, with the protein MSKSSGGRRYLALFFPWLPAERLCRAAPPPDAPIVFAEKQRGALRLASVDPHAAALGLGPGMPLADARAQVGDLAVVPHDPVADAAWLDRLAQGCARYTPLVALDAPDGLILDIAGAAHLFGGEAELVADVEERMDRLGMTLRSALAGTADAARALARYQALPAPDEAAAVRRLPVAALGLEAEATTALVRAGLKTIGDLSGRPVAAIAARFGAEAANALRRLLGDAPSPLDPRIRPPPIVVERRFAEPLGSSAHAAAVLAELAAEAAVALGERGKGGRHFRATFFRSDGLARSIAIETGQPTRDADLVMRLFAERIDSLRDPIDPGFGFDMIRLAVPRIEALGAGQLRLEGGAANTAPGAAAVDELADRLATRLGRGRVRRLRSADTHIPEQAQLALPAVEAPPPTPWTATEPGEPPLRPFHLFDPPQPIEVIAEVPDGPPQRFRWRRTLHAVRRFEGPERIAAEWWRRRDNAGLTRDYYRVEDAQGRRYWLFRHGLYDEKPDPRWYIHGVFA; encoded by the coding sequence ATGAGCAAGTCTTCCGGGGGGCGGCGCTATCTGGCGCTCTTCTTCCCGTGGCTCCCGGCCGAACGGCTGTGCCGCGCCGCGCCGCCGCCTGACGCTCCGATCGTCTTTGCCGAAAAGCAGCGCGGGGCACTCCGTCTTGCGAGCGTCGATCCGCACGCCGCGGCGCTGGGGCTCGGCCCCGGCATGCCGCTCGCCGATGCCCGCGCGCAGGTCGGCGACCTTGCCGTCGTGCCGCACGATCCCGTCGCCGATGCCGCCTGGCTCGACCGGCTCGCGCAGGGCTGCGCGCGCTACACGCCGCTCGTCGCGCTCGATGCCCCCGACGGGCTGATCCTCGACATCGCGGGCGCGGCGCATCTGTTCGGCGGCGAAGCAGAACTTGTCGCCGATGTCGAAGAGCGCATGGACCGGCTGGGGATGACGCTGCGCAGCGCGCTTGCCGGCACCGCCGATGCGGCGCGCGCGCTCGCCCGCTACCAGGCGCTCCCCGCCCCCGACGAGGCGGCGGCGGTGCGCCGCCTGCCCGTCGCGGCGCTGGGGCTGGAGGCGGAGGCGACGACCGCGCTCGTCCGCGCGGGGCTCAAGACGATCGGCGATCTTTCGGGCCGCCCGGTCGCCGCGATCGCCGCGCGCTTCGGGGCCGAGGCGGCGAACGCGCTGCGCCGGTTGCTCGGCGATGCACCGAGCCCGCTCGACCCGCGCATCCGGCCCCCGCCGATCGTCGTCGAGCGCCGTTTCGCCGAACCGCTAGGCAGCAGCGCCCATGCCGCTGCTGTGCTCGCCGAGCTTGCCGCCGAGGCCGCCGTCGCGCTCGGCGAACGCGGCAAGGGCGGGCGCCATTTTCGCGCGACCTTCTTTCGCAGCGACGGGCTGGCGCGCAGCATCGCAATCGAAACCGGCCAGCCGACGCGCGACGCCGATCTGGTCATGCGTCTGTTCGCCGAACGGATCGACAGCCTGCGCGATCCGATCGACCCCGGTTTCGGTTTCGACATGATCCGCCTCGCCGTGCCGCGGATCGAGGCGCTGGGTGCCGGTCAGCTCAGGCTCGAGGGCGGCGCGGCGAACACCGCGCCGGGCGCCGCCGCCGTCGACGAACTCGCCGACCGGCTGGCGACCCGGCTCGGGCGCGGGCGCGTCCGGCGGCTGCGCAGCGCCGATACCCATATCCCCGAACAGGCGCAGCTTGCCTTGCCCGCGGTCGAGGCGCCGCCGCCGACGCCCTGGACCGCGACCGAGCCGGGCGAACCGCCGCTGCGCCCCTTTCACCTGTTCGACCCGCCGCAGCCGATCGAAGTGATCGCTGAAGTCCCCGACGGCCCGCCGCAGCGCTTCCGCTGGCGCCGCACGCTCCATGCGGTACGCCGCTTCGAAGGCCCCGAACGCATCGCGGCCGAATGGTGGCGCCGCCGCGACAATGCCGGGCTGACGCGCGACTATTACCGCGTCGAGGATGCGCAGGGTCGCCGTTACTGGCTGTTCCGCCACGGCCTCTACGATGAAAAGCCCGACCCGCGCTGGTATATCCATGGGGTCTTTGCATGA
- a CDS encoding ImuA family protein, translated as MRESSSSLAALRQRVARLADSGAPSGGGDGGWLASGHADFDAAIGGGLAIGKTHEFFAANALDATSAAAFAALLALRTPGAAPLLWLRTADAARRAGHIYAPGIAELGGDPDRLLLVETADPKMLLACANDAVQCGGSAAVIVESWGAWPALDLTAGRRLALGARDAGTVLLMLRLNTLPAPSVAETRWTVAAAPSTALEADAPGAPGFTLDLIRWRGGPAGARWQMEWNRDEQVFRGAALSGALLPVAPGRTAVPRRAAA; from the coding sequence ATGCGCGAGTCGTCTTCCTCTCTCGCCGCGCTGCGCCAACGCGTCGCCCGGCTCGCCGATAGCGGCGCCCCGTCCGGCGGGGGCGATGGCGGCTGGCTGGCGAGTGGCCATGCGGATTTCGATGCGGCGATCGGCGGCGGGTTGGCGATCGGCAAGACGCATGAATTTTTCGCAGCCAACGCGCTCGATGCGACGAGCGCCGCGGCCTTTGCCGCGTTGCTCGCGCTGCGTACGCCCGGCGCGGCGCCGCTGCTGTGGCTGCGCACCGCCGATGCCGCACGGCGCGCGGGGCATATCTATGCGCCTGGCATCGCCGAGCTTGGCGGCGACCCCGACCGGCTGCTGCTCGTCGAAACCGCCGACCCCAAAATGCTCCTCGCCTGCGCCAATGACGCGGTGCAGTGCGGCGGCTCGGCGGCGGTGATCGTCGAAAGCTGGGGAGCGTGGCCCGCGCTCGACCTGACCGCGGGGCGGCGGCTGGCACTCGGCGCACGCGATGCGGGGACCGTGCTCCTGATGCTGCGACTCAATACGCTTCCCGCTCCCAGCGTGGCGGAAACGCGCTGGACGGTCGCCGCCGCGCCCTCGACGGCGCTCGAGGCCGATGCGCCGGGCGCGCCGGGCTTCACCCTCGACCTGATACGCTGGCGCGGCGGCCCCGCGGGCGCCCGCTGGCAGATGGAATGGAATCGCGATGAGCAAGTCTTCCGGGGGGCGGCGCTATCTGGCGCTCTTCTTCCCGTGGCTCCCGGCCGAACGGCTGTGCCGCGCCGCGCCGCCGCCTGA
- a CDS encoding efflux transporter outer membrane subunit, producing MKRAPFLMIAAPLMLAGCSLAPKTALPPPPVPQGWPVGDAYLIQSEAALPILSYKQLFTDARLQSLVEQALANNRDLRTAYANLAAARAQVRVSRAAQFPAIGVSASGDYADRGGTGGSGGAGSSFALQGGVTAFELDLFGRLANANAADRDRALATEAASRTVRLSLIADLANAWAAYGADRDLLAIAQETATNARENVRLTKARLDGGVAPRTDLRQAEQILATAEDAIAQQQTAIAQDENLIRLLVGGDVDPALFPASLAEVTPAVAAPPAGMRSEILLRRPDVIQAEYLLRAANADIGVARARLFPTISLTGLLGFASDALSSLFDKGSFAWSAGGDASASIFDFGGRRAGVAVSEAQRDAALASYEGAIQTAFREVADALAVQGTIAERVRAAAANTEAAADTARLSDARYKGGVDSFLASLDAQRSLYAARRSEIATGLLLVQTRIALFRALGGDSSAGSAAP from the coding sequence ATGAAACGCGCGCCCTTCCTGATGATCGCAGCGCCGCTGATGCTCGCGGGCTGTTCGCTTGCGCCGAAGACGGCGTTACCGCCGCCCCCGGTACCGCAAGGCTGGCCGGTCGGCGACGCCTATCTGATCCAGAGCGAGGCGGCGCTGCCGATCCTGTCCTACAAACAATTGTTTACCGACGCGCGGCTCCAGTCGCTCGTCGAACAGGCGCTCGCGAACAATCGCGACCTGCGCACCGCCTATGCCAATCTGGCGGCGGCGCGCGCGCAGGTGCGGGTCAGCCGGGCGGCGCAATTCCCGGCGATTGGCGTCAGCGCGAGCGGCGACTATGCCGACCGCGGCGGCACCGGCGGCTCCGGCGGCGCGGGCAGTAGTTTCGCGCTTCAAGGCGGGGTCACCGCCTTCGAACTCGACCTGTTCGGGCGCCTCGCCAATGCGAATGCCGCCGACCGCGACCGCGCGCTGGCGACCGAGGCCGCGTCGCGCACCGTGCGGCTGAGCCTGATCGCCGATCTCGCCAATGCCTGGGCCGCCTATGGCGCCGACCGCGACCTGCTCGCCATTGCGCAGGAAACCGCGACCAATGCGCGCGAAAATGTCCGGCTGACGAAGGCGCGGCTCGACGGCGGCGTCGCGCCGCGCACCGACCTCAGGCAAGCCGAACAGATATTGGCGACCGCCGAGGACGCGATCGCGCAGCAGCAGACTGCGATCGCGCAGGACGAAAATCTGATCCGCCTGCTCGTCGGCGGCGATGTCGATCCGGCGCTGTTCCCCGCCAGCCTGGCCGAGGTGACGCCCGCGGTTGCGGCGCCCCCGGCCGGGATGCGGTCGGAAATCCTGTTGCGGCGGCCCGACGTGATCCAGGCCGAATATCTGCTGCGCGCCGCCAATGCCGATATCGGCGTCGCGCGCGCGCGGTTGTTCCCGACGATTTCGCTGACCGGCCTGCTGGGCTTTGCCAGCGACGCGCTGTCGAGCCTGTTCGACAAGGGTTCCTTCGCCTGGTCGGCGGGCGGCGATGCCAGCGCCTCGATCTTCGATTTCGGTGGCCGCCGCGCCGGGGTGGCGGTGAGCGAGGCGCAGCGCGATGCCGCGCTTGCCAGCTATGAAGGCGCGATCCAGACCGCCTTTCGCGAAGTCGCCGACGCGCTCGCGGTGCAAGGGACGATCGCCGAGCGGGTCCGCGCCGCCGCCGCCAACACCGAAGCCGCAGCCGACACGGCGAGACTCAGCGATGCGCGCTACAAGGGCGGGGTCGACAGTTTCCTCGCCAGCCTCGACGCGCAGCGCAGCCTCTATGCCGCGCGGCGCAGCGAAATCGCGACAGGCCTGCTGCTCGTCCAGACCCGCATCGCCCTGTTCCGCGCGCTCGGCGGCGACAGCAGCGCGGGGTCCGCGGCGCCTTAG
- a CDS encoding efflux RND transporter permease subunit, protein MSRIFIDRPIFAWVLAIVVMLGGLGALFSLPIEQYPDIAPTQVNIRASYPGASAETIENSVTQVLEQQLTGIDGLLYFSSQSSSRGQATITAIFAKGTDPDIAQVQVQNKIASAISRLPQQVQSQGVRVTKSNSDSLLLVGVYDTTDTRSNQDVSDYLSSNVQDPLSRVEGVGDVNVYGSPHAMRIWLNPQRLAAVSLMPGDVVTAITAQNSEVAAGEVGGTPAPEGQMLNATVTAQSRLQTPEEFENIVLKTLPDGSTVRIRDVARVEVGAENYGTIVRINGHPGAGISISLSPGSDALETADRVKTRVAELAQDFPDGLTYAYANDATAFIKLSVSEVQKSLFEAILLVVLVMFVFLQSWRAVLIPAIAVPVVLLGTFGVFYIAGFTINTLTLFGLTLAIGLLVDDAIVVVENVERLMEENPGMSAREATIQSMKELQVALIAIAMVLSAVFLPMAFFGGSTGVIYRQFSITIVSAMALSVLVALILSPALTSTLLKPRSHGGEEDRPHRFPRVHAAMIRARDGFNTRFDRTVRGYVGSVTRVVDRKWLFLGIYAIILVLLVLMFVRLPTGFLPNEDQGRVSVQFRLPAGATQERTLAVRDSVEKYLLSQEKANVGALFLVAGGGGGGATGQNTGQGFLNLVHWDDRPGKENTADAIADRTRKALSGLRDAQVFALVPGAVRGLGDSSGFTMEFQNRSGMSRAEFIAARDRLLDMANANPKLTSVRLSDLPDVATLKVDIDTQRLTAYGLSNGDVNNTLATAWGGRYVNDFIDKGRVKRVYVQGDAPYRAKPDDIGQWYVRSSDGEMSPFSAFSSIGWSTTPASTSRFQGVPAFEISGQAAAGVSSGEAMDEMERMAAEIPGTSVAWAGASYQERLSSGQAPLLYGLSLLVVFLCLAALYESWSIPLAVLLIIPLGLVGAVFAVTLRGLENDVYLQIGLLTTMGLAAKNAILMIEFAEQEERKGRRVIEAAVEAARIRLRPILMTSFAFIFGVLPLAIATGAGANSRVAIGTSVIGGMLTAALLAIFFIPLFFVLVRRGVRDGLAALRQRFGKKDGDAEVTA, encoded by the coding sequence ATGTCGCGCATTTTCATCGATCGGCCGATCTTCGCCTGGGTGCTGGCGATCGTCGTCATGCTCGGCGGGCTCGGCGCGTTGTTTTCGCTGCCGATCGAACAATATCCCGACATCGCGCCGACGCAGGTCAATATCCGCGCCAGCTATCCCGGCGCCTCCGCCGAGACGATCGAGAACAGCGTCACGCAGGTGCTCGAGCAACAGCTCACCGGTATCGACGGCCTGCTCTATTTCAGCTCGCAGTCGAGTTCGCGCGGGCAGGCGACGATTACTGCCATCTTCGCCAAGGGCACCGATCCCGACATCGCGCAGGTGCAGGTGCAGAACAAGATCGCCTCCGCCATCTCGCGCCTGCCGCAACAGGTGCAGAGTCAGGGCGTGCGCGTCACCAAGTCCAATTCGGATTCGCTGCTGCTCGTCGGCGTCTATGACACCACCGACACGCGATCGAACCAGGATGTGTCCGACTATCTGTCGTCGAACGTGCAGGATCCGCTGTCGCGCGTCGAAGGCGTAGGCGACGTCAATGTCTATGGCTCGCCGCATGCGATGCGCATCTGGCTGAACCCGCAGCGGCTCGCCGCGGTGTCGCTGATGCCCGGCGACGTCGTCACCGCGATCACCGCGCAGAACAGCGAGGTCGCGGCGGGCGAGGTCGGCGGTACCCCGGCGCCCGAGGGACAGATGCTGAATGCGACCGTAACCGCCCAGTCGCGGTTGCAGACGCCCGAAGAGTTCGAGAATATCGTGCTCAAGACGCTGCCCGACGGGTCGACCGTAAGGATCAGAGACGTCGCGCGGGTCGAGGTCGGCGCCGAAAATTACGGCACCATCGTGCGCATCAACGGCCATCCGGGCGCGGGCATCTCGATCTCGCTGTCGCCCGGCTCCGACGCGCTGGAAACCGCCGACCGGGTCAAGACGCGCGTTGCCGAACTGGCGCAGGATTTCCCCGACGGCCTGACCTATGCCTATGCCAACGACGCCACCGCCTTCATCAAGCTGTCGGTGAGCGAAGTGCAGAAATCGCTGTTCGAGGCGATCCTGCTTGTCGTGCTGGTGATGTTCGTCTTTCTGCAAAGCTGGCGCGCGGTGCTGATCCCGGCGATCGCTGTGCCGGTCGTGCTGCTTGGCACCTTCGGCGTCTTCTATATCGCCGGTTTCACGATCAACACGCTCACCCTGTTCGGCCTGACGCTCGCGATCGGCCTGCTCGTCGACGACGCGATCGTGGTGGTCGAGAATGTCGAGCGGCTGATGGAAGAGAATCCCGGCATGTCGGCGCGCGAGGCGACGATCCAGTCGATGAAGGAATTGCAGGTCGCCTTGATCGCGATCGCGATGGTGCTGTCGGCGGTGTTTCTGCCGATGGCCTTTTTCGGCGGATCGACGGGCGTCATCTATCGTCAGTTCTCGATCACCATCGTGTCGGCGATGGCTCTGTCGGTACTCGTCGCGCTGATCCTCAGCCCGGCGCTGACCTCGACCCTGCTGAAGCCGCGCAGCCATGGCGGGGAAGAGGATCGGCCGCACCGTTTCCCGCGCGTGCACGCCGCGATGATCCGCGCCCGCGACGGCTTCAACACGCGGTTCGACCGCACGGTTCGCGGCTATGTCGGCAGCGTGACCCGCGTCGTCGATCGCAAATGGCTGTTCCTTGGCATTTACGCCATCATTCTGGTGCTGCTGGTGCTGATGTTCGTGCGCCTGCCGACCGGCTTTCTTCCCAATGAGGATCAGGGCCGCGTTTCGGTGCAGTTCCGCTTGCCCGCGGGCGCGACGCAGGAACGCACGCTCGCAGTGCGCGACAGCGTCGAAAAATATCTGCTGAGCCAGGAAAAGGCCAATGTCGGCGCGCTCTTCCTCGTCGCGGGCGGCGGCGGGGGCGGTGCTACCGGCCAGAATACCGGCCAGGGCTTTTTGAATCTCGTCCACTGGGACGACCGTCCCGGCAAGGAAAACACCGCCGACGCGATCGCCGACCGGACGCGCAAGGCGCTGTCGGGCCTGCGCGACGCGCAGGTCTTCGCCCTCGTTCCCGGCGCGGTGCGGGGTCTTGGCGATTCGTCGGGCTTTACGATGGAGTTCCAGAACCGCAGCGGGATGAGCCGCGCCGAATTCATCGCGGCGCGCGACCGGCTGCTCGACATGGCCAATGCCAATCCCAAGCTCACCTCGGTTCGGCTCAGCGATCTTCCCGATGTCGCGACGTTGAAGGTCGATATCGATACGCAGCGGCTGACCGCCTATGGCCTCAGCAACGGCGATGTGAACAACACGCTGGCGACCGCCTGGGGCGGCCGCTACGTCAACGACTTCATCGACAAGGGCCGCGTCAAGCGCGTCTATGTCCAGGGCGACGCCCCCTATCGCGCGAAGCCCGACGATATCGGGCAATGGTATGTCCGATCGTCCGATGGCGAGATGTCGCCCTTCTCGGCCTTTTCGAGCATCGGCTGGTCAACCACCCCGGCAAGCACGTCGCGCTTTCAGGGCGTCCCGGCGTTCGAAATTTCGGGGCAGGCAGCCGCCGGCGTCAGTTCGGGCGAGGCGATGGATGAGATGGAGCGGATGGCGGCCGAAATTCCCGGCACCAGCGTCGCCTGGGCGGGCGCGTCCTATCAGGAACGCCTGTCATCGGGGCAGGCGCCCCTGCTCTATGGCCTGTCGCTGCTCGTCGTCTTCCTCTGCCTTGCCGCGCTTTACGAAAGCTGGTCGATCCCGCTTGCGGTGCTGCTCATCATTCCGCTCGGGCTGGTCGGCGCGGTTTTCGCGGTGACGCTGCGCGGGCTGGAAAACGACGTCTATCTGCAGATCGGGTTGCTGACGACGATGGGACTGGCGGCGAAGAATGCGATCCTGATGATCGAGTTCGCCGAACAGGAGGAACGCAAGGGTCGCCGCGTTATCGAGGCAGCGGTCGAGGCGGCGCGCATCCGTTTGCGTCCGATCCTGATGACCAGCTTTGCCTTCATCTTCGGCGTCCTGCCGCTCGCCATTGCGACCGGTGCGGGGGCCAACAGCCGCGTCGCGATCGGCACGTCGGTGATCGGCGGCATGCTGACCGCCGCGCTGCTCGCCATTTTCTTCATTCCGCTCTTCTTCGTGCTCGTCCGCCGCGGCGTGCGCGACGGGCTTGCCGCGCTGCGCCAGCGCTTCGGCAAAAAGGACGGCGACGCGGAGGTGACGGCATGA